The Silvibacterium dinghuense DNA window ATCAATATCGACGACACCTGGGAAGGCGTGCGGGATGCGCAGGGGAACATCCAGTCGAATCATAAGTTCCCGGACATGAAGGCGCTTGCCGATTACGTGCACTCCAAGGGACTGAAGCTGGGCATTTATTCCTCGCCCGGGCCTCGTACCTGCGCCGGCTATCCGGGCAGCTATGGGCATGAAGAGCAGGATGCGAAGACCTTGGCCGCATGGGGTATCGACTACCTGAAATACGACTGGTGCAGCGCATCGACGGTATACCAAGAGAAGGATCTGCAGGCGGTATATCAAAAGATGGGCGCAGCACTGCGCGCGACCGGACGCCCGATCGTCTTCAGCCTTTGCGAATACGGCCTGGGGAATGTCGGAAGCTGGGGACCACAGGTGTCCGGAAACCTGTGGAGAACGACCGGCGATATCCGCGATGCGTGGTCGAGCATGATCGGCAACATTGAGGAGCAGGTGCCGACGGCGCAGTATGCAGGACCGGGTCATTGGAACGATCCTGACATGCTGGAGATCGGCAACGGCCACATGACGGATGACGAATACCGCACGCATATGAGCCTGTGGGCGCTCACCGCGGCTCCTCTGCTGGCCGGCAACGATCTTCGCAGCATGTCAGAGGCGACGAAGTCGATCCTGATGAACCACGAGGTACTTGCGGTGGATCAGGACACGCTTGGCAAGCAGGCATCGCCGGTGAAGAACGGCACGATGGAAACCTGGGTGAAGCCTCTTGCAGATGGCGGTGTGGCGGTCGGCGTTGTAAACCTCGGAGGAGCTGCGGCGACGGCGACGATTGCACAGACCGACCTGCCGCTGCATGGAACCGTAAAGAAAGCTCGCAACCTGTGGACACATGCGGACGTAAAATTTGCGAATGGCAGCTATTCCGCCGAGATTCCTTCTCACGCCACACTTCTGCTGAAGGTCAGCACTAGATAA harbors:
- a CDS encoding glycoside hydrolase family 27 protein yields the protein MHRFLTRKGLLLSLLSVVVCGLFATACRHDDFNGRWIASGDTLANGEQLKMLLELKQNGSELSGTFKSPGFSLPVNGTAQGTHVTLFVAKHPDRPFLQADLVNGNLQGMRGRHTFNATPAGPNDDLPTVAYIAPPAIQPVPWNGLAKTPPMGWNSWNLFADKVDDATVRTMADAMVSSGMRDAGYVYINIDDTWEGVRDAQGNIQSNHKFPDMKALADYVHSKGLKLGIYSSPGPRTCAGYPGSYGHEEQDAKTLAAWGIDYLKYDWCSASTVYQEKDLQAVYQKMGAALRATGRPIVFSLCEYGLGNVGSWGPQVSGNLWRTTGDIRDAWSSMIGNIEEQVPTAQYAGPGHWNDPDMLEIGNGHMTDDEYRTHMSLWALTAAPLLAGNDLRSMSEATKSILMNHEVLAVDQDTLGKQASPVKNGTMETWVKPLADGGVAVGVVNLGGAAATATIAQTDLPLHGTVKKARNLWTHADVKFANGSYSAEIPSHATLLLKVSTR